One Oryza brachyantha chromosome 3, ObraRS2, whole genome shotgun sequence DNA segment encodes these proteins:
- the LOC102714364 gene encoding EPIDERMAL PATTERNING FACTOR-like protein 2 — MGHLSLLLLAILLLLASSVVHARAAAFTEEKGVAGIRGVIGSRPPSCEGRCRSCGHCEAVQVPISPQELQKKRGGDARRKKKKLAGHGDRAAAAAGGGRGATPDSYDDHSNYKPLSWRCKCGGLILNP; from the exons ATGGGCCATCTCTCTCTGCTTCTGctcgccatcctcctcctcctcgcctcctccgtcGTCCATGCCAGAGCTGCCGCCTTCACCGAG GAGAAGGGCGTTGCCGGGATCAGGGGCGTGATAGGCTCGAGGCCGCCGAGCTGCGAGGGGAGGTGCAGGTCGTGCGGCCACTGCGAGGCGGTGCAGGTGCCCATAAGCCCGCAGGAGCTGCAGAAGAAGAGAGGCGGCGATgccaggaggaagaagaagaagctcgccggccatggcgacaGAGCTGCGGCTGCTGCCGGTGGTGGAAGGGGCGCCACGCCTGATTCCTACGATGACCACTCCAACTACAAGCCGTTGAGCTGGAGGTGCAAGTGTGGGGGGCTCATCTTGAACCCATGA